The following proteins come from a genomic window of Theileria equi strain WA chromosome 2 map unlocalized gcontig_1105316255037, whole genome shotgun sequence:
- a CDS encoding pre-mRNA processing factor, putative (encoded by transcript BEWA_042860A), protein MDKLFSAINQKKQSLRDLKGDHKRWIHRAEEVEKQKLDAKRDIEQRNEAKRKCLDERLQKLETFYNVSTQNKSDSDESLKKPSDISTYELIRRLRKLRQPAIIFGETYEERCERFYQNEIEVEKVESSQNIYVDTMMGRHNDITSKYISKKGSKIYDFFEDYKDLPKDSKHYRIFNWVVEMLKMWEDELTNTRDKLIEKGDTLGAKRKEAMLVQTKKDIKPLLKLLKSQKLEIDTLDKLFRIVECCEMGEYKDAHDAYMLLAIGNAAWPMGVTMVGIHERAGRSKIFTSEVAHILNDETTRKYIQMFKRLISFSQSKCATDPSKQVQISTIHI, encoded by the exons ATGGATAAATTATTTTCTGCAATAAATCAGAAGAAACAAAGCTTACGAG ACCTGAAAGGAGACCACAAAAGATGGATACACCGAGCTGAAGAAgttgaaaaacaaaaactAGATGCTAAAAGGGATATTGAACAGCGGAATGAAGCAAAGAGAAAGTGTTTAGACGAGCGATTGCAG AAACTAGAGACTTTTTACAATGTTTCAACACAAAATAAAAGTGATTCTGATGAATCATTAAAGAAACCAAGCG ATATATCTACTTATGAACTTATTCGCCGTCTAAGAAAGTTAAGACAACCAGCAATCATTTTTGGTGAAACATATGAAGAAAG ATGTGAGAGATTCTACCAAAATGAAATCGAGGTGGAAAAAGTAGAATCTAGCCAAAATATATATGTGGATACTATGATGGGAAG GCACAATGATATAACATCCAAATATATAAGTAAAAAAG GAAGCAAAATTTATGATTTCTTCGAGGATTATAAAGATCTGCCTAAAGATTCTAAACATTACAG AATATTTAACTGGGTAGTAGAAATGCTAAAGATGTGGGAAGATGAACTAACAAACACGAGAGACAAGCTTATTGAAAAAGGTGATACACTTGGAGCAAAGAGAAAAGAAGCCATGTTGGTTCAAACAAAGAAAGATATCAAACCACTACTCAAATTACTAAAATCGCAAAAACTAGAAATTGACACACtagacaaacttttcagaATCGTAGAATGCTGTGAAATGGgagaatataaagatgCCCATGATGCTTATATGCTACTTGCCATTGGCAATGCCGCCTGGCCAATGGGTGTTACTATGGTTGGTATCCACGAACGTGCTGGAAgatccaaaattttcacaTCTGAAGTCGCACATATATTGAATGACGAAACTACAAGGAAATATATAcaaatgttcaaaagaTTGATCTCATTTTCACAGAGCAAATGTGCAACAGACCCCTCCAAGCAGGTTCAAATTTCCACAATACACATATAA
- a CDS encoding L-lactate dehydrogenase, putative (encoded by transcript BEWA_042870A) yields MVPVVKRRLISLIGAGNIGGTMGFLAQIGELADVVLFDVVPTLGAAKALDTMHAVTVGNKALSCKGTCKYEDIAGSDVCIITAGLAKAPEKSNKEWTRDDLVGFNSKIITTVAENIKKYAPDAFVICITNPMDVMTNIIREVTGFPKNKVVGMGGLLDSSRMCYYIAQKLGVNPKYVHGSVIGAHGDSMIPLVSRATINGIPISYFVEKGDITAEDLKEIEEHTISSGAELLNLYVHGSAYFAPATAAIEMASAYLNDKKSVIVCSCYLEGEYGYEGIYCGTPAIIGAGGIEKIIELNLDSAEKARLDASIKEIKRLTALV; encoded by the exons ATGGTTCCCGTTGTGAAAAGAAGACTAATTAGCCTTATTGGCGCCGGAAACATTGGTGGAACCATGGGATTCTTGGCTCAGATTGGTGAGCTTGCGGACGTTGTACTCTTTGATGtagtgccaa CCCTGGGAGCAGCAAAAGCACTCGATACAATGCACGCTGTAACAGTTGGAAACAAGGCATTGAGCTGCAAAGGTACTTGCAAATACGAGGACATTGCTGGAAGTGATGTCTGTATCATCACCGCTGGT CTGGCCAAGGCACCAGAAAAGTCAAATAAGGAGTGGACAAGGGATGACTTGGTAGGATTCAACAGCAAAATCATCACAACCGTTGCTGAGAATATCAAAAAATATGCGCCAGATGCCTTTGTGATATGCATTACCAATCCGATGGATGTAATGACGAACATCATACGCGAGGTGACAGGATTCCCAAAGAACAAGGTTGTAGGCATGGGTGGTCTCCTGGATTCGTCAAGAATGTGCTACTATATTGCCCAAAAGCTTGGTGTTAATCCAAAGTATGTCCATGGATCTGTGATTGGTGCACATGGAGATAGTATGATACCGCTAGTTTCACGTGCTACAATTAATGGAATCCCAATAAGCTACTTTGTTGAAAAGGGCGATATAACCGCTGAGGATCTGAAGGAAATTGAAGAACACACAATTAGCTCTGGTGCTGAGCTCTTGAACCTCTATGTCCATGGATCTGCATATTTTGCTCCTGCAACGGCTGCTATTGAAATGGCTTCTGCCTACCTTAATGATAAGAAATCTGTTATAGTCTGCTCATGTTACCTCGAGGGAGAGTATGGTTATGAGGGCATCTATTGTGGTACTCCTGCCATAATTGGAGCCGGAGGTATCGAGAAGATTATCGAACTAAACCTTGACAGCGCTGAGAAGGCAAGACTGGACGCATCGATTAAGGAGATTAAGCGTCTCACCGCTCTTGTATAG
- a CDS encoding conserved hypothetical protein (encoded by transcript BEWA_042880A), translated as MTNEEEKVLLSTGKCLVMPLVSKNDNKEEEEDKVVTERIYNVWGSSSGAGSDFLNLYRRSRNIEMKRVEEMERAWREDMEKKLFQAKRLHRIQKESEKTAKKKMKRDKKKQKIRALRKEGSKQETNDTT; from the exons ATGACgaatgaggaagaaaaggtcCTTCTCTCAACTGGGAAGTGCCTAGTTATGCCTTTGGTATCAAAGAATGAtaacaaggaagaagaggaagacAAGGTGGTAACCGAGAGAATTTATAATGTTTGGGGAAGTAGCTCAGGAGCAG GCAGTGATTTTCTGAATTTATATCGAAGAAGTCGAAATATTGAAATGAAAAGGGTCgaagaaatggaaaggGCGTGGAGGGAAGATATGGAAAAAAAACTCTTTCAAGCCAAACGATTACACAGAATACAAAAGGAGTCCGAAAAAACGGCaaaaaagaaaatgaagagGGATAAAAAGAAACAGAAGATAAGGGCTTTGAGAAAGGAAGGATCAAAACAAGAAACAAATGATACCACCTGA